The proteins below are encoded in one region of Arthrobacter sp. CJ23:
- a CDS encoding 3-oxoacid CoA-transferase subunit A has translation MLNFIDTVGEAVAGITDGSTVMIGGFGNAGQPFELIDALLDSGATGLTVVNNNAGQGDQGLALLIKEGRVKKMICSFPRQSDSWHFDAKYKAGEIELELVPQGNLAERIRAAGAGIGGFFTPTGYGTMLAEGKETRFLDGKWQVFETPIHADVALIKALKADGKGNLVYRKTARNFGPIMAAAAKHTIVQVSEIVPTGALDPENVVTPGIYVNSIVRVDSAVGKTEQVA, from the coding sequence ATGCTGAATTTCATCGACACGGTGGGCGAGGCAGTCGCCGGCATCACGGACGGTTCCACGGTGATGATCGGCGGCTTCGGCAACGCCGGGCAGCCGTTCGAACTCATTGACGCCCTGCTGGATTCCGGCGCCACAGGGCTGACCGTGGTGAATAACAATGCAGGCCAGGGCGATCAGGGCCTCGCGCTGCTCATCAAGGAAGGCCGGGTGAAGAAGATGATCTGCTCCTTCCCGCGGCAGTCCGATTCCTGGCACTTCGACGCCAAGTACAAGGCCGGTGAGATCGAGCTGGAGCTGGTGCCGCAAGGCAACCTGGCCGAACGGATCCGTGCTGCCGGGGCCGGCATCGGCGGCTTCTTCACCCCCACCGGCTACGGCACCATGCTGGCCGAGGGCAAGGAAACGCGTTTCCTGGATGGGAAGTGGCAGGTGTTCGAGACCCCCATCCACGCCGACGTCGCGCTTATCAAGGCCCTCAAGGCGGACGGCAAGGGCAACCTCGTCTACCGCAAGACCGCCCGGAACTTCGGCCCCATCATGGCCGCCGCCGCCAAGCACACCATCGTGCAGGTCTCCGAGATCGTGCCCACGGGTGCGCTGGATCCGGAGAACGTGGTCACCCCCGGCATCTACGTCAACAGCATCGTCCGCGTCGATTCCGCCGTCGGCAAGACAGAGCAGGTGGCCTGA
- a CDS encoding IclR family transcriptional regulator C-terminal domain-containing protein, which produces MTDEASAPSKGTAPQASDQYVQSLARGLSVIRAFDAANPVMTLSEVAARTDLTRATARRFLHTLVELGYVRTDGKTFVLTAQVLQLGYSYLSALSLPQLVQPHLEDLSLALGESTSAAVLDGTDISYVARVATRRIMTIGITVGTRFPAYATSMGRVLLAGLPQPKLEEYLAAAELQAITPRTVATRGELLAVLDTVRDQGWCLLDQELEVGLMSIAAPVWNHAAGEVVAAVNVSLQAQSVAAQADPAAYLESVRRHVVETARAISQDVSAKHGDA; this is translated from the coding sequence ATGACCGACGAAGCATCTGCGCCCAGCAAGGGCACTGCGCCGCAGGCGAGTGACCAGTACGTCCAGTCGTTGGCGCGGGGACTGTCGGTGATCCGTGCTTTCGATGCCGCCAACCCTGTCATGACCCTCAGCGAGGTGGCCGCCCGCACGGATCTGACCCGGGCCACCGCGCGGCGGTTCCTGCACACGCTCGTGGAGCTGGGCTACGTCCGCACCGACGGAAAGACCTTCGTGCTCACGGCCCAGGTGTTGCAGCTCGGCTACTCCTACCTCTCGGCCTTGTCCCTGCCGCAGTTGGTGCAGCCGCACCTCGAGGATCTGTCCCTGGCCCTGGGGGAATCGACATCGGCCGCTGTGCTGGACGGCACGGATATTTCCTATGTGGCCCGCGTGGCCACGCGACGCATCATGACCATCGGCATCACCGTGGGCACGCGCTTCCCGGCCTACGCCACGTCCATGGGCCGCGTGTTGCTGGCCGGCCTGCCACAGCCCAAGCTGGAGGAATACCTCGCGGCAGCCGAACTCCAGGCCATCACGCCACGAACCGTGGCCACGCGGGGCGAGCTGCTGGCCGTGCTGGACACAGTCCGTGACCAGGGCTGGTGCCTGCTGGACCAGGAGCTCGAAGTCGGGCTCATGTCCATTGCTGCCCCGGTGTGGAACCACGCCGCGGGCGAGGTGGTGGCAGCCGTCAACGTCTCCCTGCAGGCGCAAAGCGTCGCGGCCCAGGCCGATCCCGCCGCCTACCTGGAATCTGTCCGCAGGCACGTGGTGGAGACGGCTCGCGCCATCTCCCAGGACGTGTCCGCGAAGCACGGCGACGCGTAG
- a CDS encoding FAD-dependent oxidoreductase yields MSEYTMSTDVLVVGGGMAGLAGALALRENGANVTLVERAPEFGEVGAGLQMAPNASRVLKRWGLLEKALEIGVQPKHLVFRDAVTGEELTRQTLSGEFEERYGAPYVVIHRSDLHRVLLEGCEAAGVTLVNDVMVESVETVNGRGVVHTAAGVDYEADVVIGADGLKSTLRPLVANDQPVSSAYVAYRGTVPITPETPKADLEDVIVYLGPDCHLVQYPLRKGELLNTVAVFKSASFERGEEQYGGVDELEAAYKDCVPAVQDALKNLGTGMRWPMYDRDPIENWVAGRMVLMGDAAHPMLQYLAQGACQALEDAAVLQDVSNGTVFTEGGVNPAAWDGAIEEFNRVRAGRTARVQRTARIWGESWHVSGLARTLRNLLFKSRGDGNFQYNDWLYGQDGDGVPAVDGAGSRPLSRLSA; encoded by the coding sequence ATGTCTGAATACACCATGTCCACCGATGTCCTGGTTGTGGGAGGGGGAATGGCCGGACTGGCCGGAGCCCTCGCCCTCCGCGAGAACGGCGCGAACGTCACGCTGGTTGAGCGGGCGCCCGAATTCGGCGAGGTTGGCGCCGGCCTGCAGATGGCCCCGAACGCCTCCCGCGTCCTCAAGCGCTGGGGCCTGCTGGAGAAGGCCCTCGAAATCGGCGTCCAGCCCAAGCACCTGGTCTTCCGCGACGCCGTGACCGGCGAGGAGCTGACGCGGCAGACGCTCAGTGGGGAATTCGAGGAGCGCTACGGCGCACCGTACGTGGTGATCCACCGCAGCGATCTGCACCGTGTCCTGCTCGAAGGATGCGAGGCGGCAGGCGTCACGCTGGTCAACGACGTCATGGTGGAAAGTGTGGAAACCGTGAACGGCCGCGGCGTGGTCCACACCGCCGCCGGCGTGGACTATGAAGCGGACGTGGTGATCGGTGCCGACGGACTCAAATCCACCCTGCGTCCGCTCGTGGCCAACGACCAGCCGGTCTCCTCGGCCTACGTTGCCTACCGCGGCACCGTGCCCATCACACCCGAGACGCCCAAGGCTGATCTCGAGGACGTCATCGTCTACCTCGGCCCGGACTGCCACCTGGTCCAGTACCCGCTCCGCAAGGGCGAGCTGCTGAACACCGTGGCCGTCTTCAAATCGGCATCCTTCGAACGCGGCGAAGAGCAGTACGGCGGCGTGGACGAACTCGAGGCCGCCTACAAGGACTGCGTCCCGGCCGTCCAGGACGCCCTGAAGAACCTGGGCACCGGCATGCGCTGGCCGATGTACGACCGTGACCCGATCGAAAACTGGGTCGCCGGCCGGATGGTGCTGATGGGCGACGCCGCGCACCCCATGCTCCAGTACCTCGCCCAGGGCGCCTGCCAGGCCCTCGAAGATGCCGCCGTGCTGCAGGACGTCAGCAACGGCACCGTCTTCACCGAGGGCGGCGTCAACCCTGCTGCCTGGGACGGTGCCATCGAGGAATTCAACAGGGTACGCGCCGGCCGGACGGCACGCGTCCAGCGCACCGCCCGCATCTGGGGCGAGTCCTGGCACGTCTCCGGACTGGCCCGCACCCTGCGCAACCTGCTCTTCAAGAGCCGCGGCGACGGCAACTTCCAATACAACGACTGGCTGTACGGCCAGGACGGCGACGGCGTGCCGGCGGTTGACGGGGCCGGCTCCCGTCCGCTGAGCCGGCTGTCCGCCTGA
- the argH gene encoding argininosuccinate lyase translates to MTENTKLWGGRFAGASSPELSRFSRSDPRYFAMAPYDLHGSRAHVRELNRAGLINDSELGLFLATIDHLARDVSEGSVQPREADEDVHTFLERLLIERMGPVGGKIRAGRSRNDQAANDLRLYMRDKVRTVSALVVELAQALASQAENHLHTPVPGFTHLQSAQPVVFGHQLLAHAQPLLRDLQRFQDWDRRAAVSPLGAAALAGSTFALNPEIAAVDQGYETSAENSIDAVGSRDAAIEFLFVCSLTLIDISRLCEEIISWASQQFRWIRMDDAYCTGSSIMPQKKNPDIAELARGKAGRVLGDLVGLMAAVKSLPLAYNRDLAEDKNAVLDAVDTLEVALPALSGLVRTFTVNVEEVTRQATAGFTLATEVADWLARQDIPFSEAHDISGALVRFCEANGLDYGDLSDEQLASVDPRLTPAVRSVLSIEAALEAHSGFGGTAPHRVAEQLTRLRARLDQVQSWTADYQGLRVTPYAGS, encoded by the coding sequence ATGACAGAAAACACCAAGCTGTGGGGCGGACGATTCGCAGGCGCTTCCAGCCCGGAACTGTCCCGCTTCTCCCGCTCCGATCCTCGCTACTTTGCGATGGCTCCGTATGACCTCCACGGTTCCCGTGCCCACGTCCGCGAATTGAACCGCGCCGGCCTCATCAACGATTCCGAACTCGGCCTGTTCCTGGCCACCATCGACCATCTGGCCCGCGACGTCTCCGAAGGCTCGGTGCAGCCGCGGGAAGCGGACGAGGACGTCCACACCTTCCTGGAACGGCTCCTGATCGAGCGCATGGGTCCCGTTGGCGGCAAGATCCGCGCCGGCCGCTCGCGCAATGACCAGGCCGCCAACGACCTCCGCCTGTACATGCGGGACAAGGTACGCACGGTGAGTGCCCTGGTGGTGGAGCTGGCCCAGGCCCTCGCCTCGCAGGCCGAAAACCACCTGCACACACCGGTCCCCGGTTTCACGCACCTGCAGTCCGCCCAGCCCGTGGTGTTCGGCCACCAGCTGCTGGCTCACGCCCAGCCCCTGCTCCGGGACCTGCAGCGCTTCCAGGACTGGGACCGCCGCGCCGCCGTCTCCCCGCTGGGCGCCGCAGCCCTCGCAGGGTCCACCTTCGCGCTGAACCCGGAAATCGCCGCCGTCGACCAGGGTTACGAGACGAGCGCCGAGAACTCCATCGACGCCGTCGGGAGCCGCGACGCCGCGATTGAATTCCTGTTTGTCTGCTCCCTGACGCTGATCGACATCTCCCGCCTGTGCGAGGAGATCATTTCCTGGGCCTCCCAGCAGTTCCGCTGGATCCGGATGGACGATGCCTACTGCACGGGCAGCTCGATCATGCCGCAGAAGAAAAACCCGGACATCGCCGAGCTGGCACGCGGCAAGGCCGGCCGGGTGCTTGGCGATCTTGTCGGCCTCATGGCCGCCGTGAAGTCCCTGCCGCTCGCGTACAACCGCGATCTGGCGGAGGACAAGAACGCGGTGCTGGACGCCGTCGATACACTTGAAGTGGCACTTCCGGCACTGAGCGGCCTGGTGCGGACCTTCACGGTCAACGTCGAGGAAGTCACGCGGCAGGCGACGGCAGGCTTCACCCTTGCCACCGAGGTGGCCGACTGGCTGGCCCGCCAGGACATCCCCTTCAGCGAGGCCCACGACATTTCCGGCGCCCTGGTCCGCTTCTGCGAGGCCAACGGCCTGGACTACGGAGACCTCAGCGATGAGCAGCTGGCCTCCGTGGATCCGCGGCTGACCCCCGCGGTGAGGTCCGTCCTCTCCATCGAGGCCGCCCTTGAGGCCCACTCCGGCTTCGGCGGCACCGCGCCGCACCGCGTGGCCGAGCAGCTGACCCGGCTCCGTGCCCGCCTGGACCAGGTGCAAAGCTGGACGGCCGACTACCAGGGCCTGCGCGTCACCCCGTACGCAGGTTCCTAG
- a CDS encoding ABC transporter substrate-binding protein, with translation MKNVKNAARLAAVAATAALALTGCVSGTASTGAASAETGLPAAIKASGTLRVGLSANFPPMEFKDAEGKYAGADVELQQKLGEVLGVKIEVVEAPFDQLINSAQTGRVDMVMSGMSDTLERQKTADFVDYFASQGRLYTTGARAGEFTKPEDACGKKLAVSGKTDYFEQVKKLNTTLCTDKGLAPIEIMSADSGPGARLQLDQGRADLAAQGGENLAYFNKTEPGKYAPVLEPLPAKPLGILVKKGNTQLINAIQDGLNKMYDSGDYKKILDKWGIGYGAMKPVVNGVKA, from the coding sequence ATGAAGAACGTCAAGAACGCTGCGCGCCTGGCAGCCGTCGCCGCCACCGCAGCCCTCGCCCTGACCGGCTGCGTCAGCGGCACCGCCAGCACCGGTGCCGCTTCCGCCGAGACGGGCCTGCCCGCCGCCATCAAGGCCTCCGGCACGCTGCGGGTTGGCCTGTCCGCCAACTTCCCGCCGATGGAGTTCAAGGACGCCGAGGGCAAGTACGCCGGCGCGGACGTGGAACTCCAGCAGAAGCTCGGCGAGGTCCTGGGCGTCAAGATCGAGGTGGTGGAGGCCCCGTTCGACCAGCTCATCAACTCGGCCCAGACCGGCCGCGTGGACATGGTCATGTCCGGCATGTCCGACACCCTGGAGCGCCAGAAGACCGCCGACTTCGTGGACTACTTCGCTTCCCAGGGCCGCCTGTACACCACGGGTGCCCGCGCCGGTGAGTTCACCAAGCCGGAGGACGCCTGTGGCAAGAAGCTGGCCGTCAGCGGCAAGACCGACTACTTCGAGCAGGTCAAGAAGCTCAACACCACCCTGTGCACGGACAAGGGCCTCGCTCCGATCGAGATCATGTCGGCCGATTCCGGTCCCGGTGCCCGCCTGCAGCTCGACCAAGGCCGCGCCGACCTTGCAGCCCAGGGTGGCGAAAACCTCGCGTACTTCAACAAGACCGAACCCGGCAAATACGCCCCCGTCCTGGAACCGCTCCCGGCCAAGCCACTGGGAATCCTGGTCAAGAAGGGCAACACGCAGCTCATCAACGCCATCCAGGACGGCCTGAACAAGATGTACGACAGCGGCGACTACAAGAAGATCCTGGACAAGTGGGGCATCGGCTACGGCGCCATGAAGCCCGTGGTCAACGGGGTCAAGGCCTAG
- a CDS encoding thiolase family protein has protein sequence MNQAYVYDAVRTPFGKFGSGLAAVRPDDLAAHVVREAVKRAPGLDVERIDEVVFGNANGAGEENRNIARMATLLAGLPVSIPGTTVNRLCGSSLDAAIIASRQINAGDADLVLVGGAESMSRAPWVLPKTSKPYPAGDMTLASTTLGWRLVNPAMPSEWTVSLGEATERLREKYGITRERQDQFAADSHNLADAAWNEGFYDNLVSPVPGTELVRDEGIRGGSSAEKLGGLKTVFRAEAPGVEGGTVTAGNASPLSDGASAAWIGSEAAAGLLGLEPLARIAGRGAHGNDPQFFGFAPVEAANKALAKAGIGWEQVGAVELNEAFAAQSLACVDAWGIDPSIVNRHGGAIAMGHPLGASGTRILGTLARSLQASGQRWGVAAICIGVGQGLAVVLENVTAAPSAPAVKG, from the coding sequence ATGAACCAGGCCTATGTGTACGACGCCGTGCGCACCCCTTTCGGCAAGTTCGGTTCCGGTCTTGCCGCCGTCCGTCCGGATGACCTTGCCGCCCACGTGGTCCGTGAGGCCGTGAAGCGCGCCCCGGGCCTGGATGTGGAGCGGATCGATGAGGTGGTGTTCGGCAACGCCAACGGTGCGGGCGAGGAGAACCGCAACATCGCTCGCATGGCCACCTTGCTGGCAGGGCTCCCCGTCTCCATTCCGGGGACCACGGTCAACCGGCTCTGCGGCTCCTCGCTGGATGCGGCGATCATCGCGTCGCGCCAGATCAACGCCGGTGACGCCGATCTGGTCCTGGTGGGGGGTGCCGAGTCCATGTCCCGTGCCCCGTGGGTGCTGCCCAAGACCTCCAAGCCCTACCCGGCCGGCGACATGACCCTGGCCTCGACCACGCTGGGCTGGCGCTTGGTGAACCCGGCCATGCCGTCGGAGTGGACGGTGTCCCTGGGCGAGGCCACGGAACGCTTGCGTGAGAAGTACGGCATCACGCGGGAACGGCAGGACCAGTTCGCCGCCGACTCGCACAACCTGGCCGATGCTGCGTGGAATGAGGGCTTCTACGACAACCTGGTGAGCCCGGTTCCGGGCACCGAGCTGGTCCGTGACGAGGGGATCCGCGGTGGTTCGTCCGCGGAGAAGCTCGGCGGACTGAAGACCGTGTTCCGTGCTGAGGCCCCCGGAGTTGAGGGCGGCACGGTGACGGCCGGCAACGCCTCGCCGCTGTCCGACGGCGCTTCGGCGGCCTGGATCGGCAGTGAGGCTGCCGCCGGGTTGCTCGGGCTGGAACCGCTCGCCCGGATCGCCGGGCGCGGCGCGCACGGCAACGATCCGCAGTTCTTCGGCTTCGCCCCGGTGGAGGCCGCGAACAAGGCCCTCGCGAAGGCGGGCATCGGCTGGGAGCAGGTGGGCGCCGTCGAACTTAACGAAGCGTTCGCCGCGCAGTCCCTGGCGTGCGTCGACGCGTGGGGGATCGACCCGTCCATCGTGAACCGGCACGGCGGCGCGATCGCCATGGGCCACCCCCTGGGGGCCTCCGGCACCCGCATCCTCGGCACCCTGGCCCGGTCCCTGCAGGCCTCCGGGCAGCGCTGGGGCGTCGCGGCCATCTGCATCGGCGTCGGGCAGGGCCTCGCCGTGGTGCTCGAAAACGTCACCGCCGCCCCGTCGGCACCAGCAGTGAAGGGCTAA
- a CDS encoding thioesterase domain-containing protein produces MDQRNAQDPGSIARILHDAAGLRRFSRRTFLLGAGVSTALAADMMFTRRVQAERQAVKILPVSDGFAESYFPNASWILFPGYKTSWEEAQWILHSLRGSLKQRGQLAAVGYSNLGLNVNDVTDAVVDYVRERELSSLYFYGHSFGGMLAVDVAARLRGILGLKVELILLDSSPFSRYDVLDRSWFDGVVFLYESGFRVPSVLRGGYELGERVVHKNERSWRQVVDQSLEQLSPIAPSSVLVQSQSAYIYHFTASRFAELLGETRMAFLGNPRDETVNYQAARAGWAGAFPRNASAMDRRTDGARPAHASPQWNPSIYNPLVEAVQNELVPLPGAGRNAIID; encoded by the coding sequence GTGGACCAGCGGAATGCTCAGGATCCGGGCTCGATTGCCCGGATCCTGCACGATGCCGCGGGCCTGAGAAGGTTTTCGCGGCGCACGTTTCTTCTCGGCGCCGGCGTTTCGACGGCGCTGGCTGCAGACATGATGTTTACGCGCCGGGTGCAGGCCGAACGGCAGGCCGTCAAGATCCTGCCCGTGAGCGATGGCTTCGCGGAATCCTACTTTCCGAACGCCAGCTGGATCCTCTTCCCGGGGTACAAGACCAGCTGGGAGGAGGCCCAGTGGATCCTGCATTCCCTGCGCGGTTCGCTGAAGCAGCGCGGCCAGCTGGCCGCCGTCGGGTACTCAAACCTGGGCCTCAACGTCAATGACGTGACGGACGCCGTGGTCGACTATGTCCGCGAGCGCGAGCTGAGCAGCCTGTACTTCTACGGGCACAGCTTCGGCGGCATGCTGGCGGTGGACGTCGCCGCGCGGCTGCGGGGGATCCTGGGACTGAAGGTGGAGCTCATCCTGCTGGATTCCTCGCCGTTCAGCAGGTACGACGTCCTGGACCGGAGCTGGTTCGACGGCGTCGTGTTCCTCTACGAGAGCGGCTTCCGGGTGCCCTCGGTGCTGCGTGGCGGCTACGAGCTGGGCGAGCGGGTGGTGCACAAGAACGAGCGCAGCTGGCGGCAGGTGGTGGACCAGTCCCTCGAGCAGCTCTCGCCGATCGCGCCCTCCAGCGTGCTGGTGCAGAGCCAGTCGGCCTACATCTACCACTTCACGGCGTCACGATTCGCCGAGCTGCTGGGCGAGACCCGGATGGCGTTCCTCGGGAATCCGCGCGATGAGACCGTTAACTACCAGGCGGCCCGGGCGGGTTGGGCGGGGGCATTCCCGCGCAACGCTTCCGCCATGGACCGCCGGACAGACGGCGCGAGGCCGGCCCACGCCAGTCCGCAGTGGAACCCGTCCATCTACAACCCCCTGGTGGAGGCGGTGCAGAATGAACTGGTCCCGCTGCCTGGCGCGGGCCGGAACGCGATCATCGATTGA
- a CDS encoding amino acid ABC transporter permease, with the protein MNSQTEQSVKSNAPAPELRIVPRRHVGRWAGAAAVVLLLVWLGVSFAQAQIDWPTVQEYLNAPALIMGIGLAIVLTVVAMLIGLVLGVVTAVMRLSKNPVVSGVAWLYVWVFRGTPVYLQLLMWFNLALIFPVVGIPGVFQGRMVDLLTPFIAASIGLGLNQGAYTSEVVRSGILSVDEGQTEAAQAVGMTRLQTMRRIVLPQAMRVIIPPVGNEVIGMLKTTSLASAIGVTEILAEAQHIYFVNNRIMELLIVCAVWYLAAVSILSIGQFYLERHFAKGSSSKQLPLTPVQRLKSIFGTNRKAMR; encoded by the coding sequence ATGAACAGTCAGACCGAGCAAAGCGTCAAGAGCAACGCTCCCGCACCGGAGCTGAGAATCGTCCCCCGCCGCCATGTGGGCCGTTGGGCGGGCGCCGCAGCAGTGGTCCTGCTGCTTGTCTGGCTCGGGGTGTCCTTCGCCCAGGCCCAGATCGACTGGCCCACCGTCCAGGAATACCTCAACGCGCCTGCGCTCATCATGGGCATCGGGCTGGCCATCGTCCTCACCGTGGTGGCCATGCTGATCGGGCTGGTGCTCGGCGTGGTCACCGCCGTCATGCGCCTGTCCAAGAACCCCGTGGTCTCCGGCGTCGCGTGGCTGTACGTGTGGGTGTTCCGCGGAACCCCGGTGTACCTGCAGCTGCTCATGTGGTTCAACCTGGCCCTGATCTTCCCGGTGGTGGGCATCCCGGGCGTCTTCCAGGGCCGCATGGTGGACCTGCTCACGCCGTTCATTGCGGCGTCGATCGGCCTGGGCCTCAACCAGGGCGCCTACACCTCGGAGGTGGTCCGAAGCGGCATCCTGTCCGTGGACGAAGGCCAGACCGAGGCGGCACAGGCCGTGGGCATGACCCGGCTGCAGACCATGCGCCGGATCGTCCTGCCGCAGGCCATGCGCGTCATCATCCCGCCCGTGGGCAACGAGGTCATCGGCATGCTGAAGACCACCTCTCTCGCCTCGGCGATCGGCGTGACCGAGATCCTCGCCGAAGCCCAGCACATCTACTTCGTGAACAACCGGATCATGGAGCTGCTGATCGTCTGCGCCGTCTGGTACCTGGCCGCCGTCTCGATCCTGAGCATCGGGCAGTTCTACCTTGAGCGGCACTTCGCCAAGGGTTCCTCCAGCAAGCAGCTTCCCCTGACCCCGGTCCAGCGGCTGAAGAGCATCTTCGGCACCAATCGAAAGGCCATGCGATGA
- the pyrE gene encoding orotate phosphoribosyltransferase, translating to MTSTVDTSVARARLLELIKELAVVRGKVILSSGAEANYYIDLRRITLHHEASKLVGQVMLSMIDDAGIAVECAGGLTMGADPVGTAVMHAAADAGRAVDAFVVRKAQKSYGMGRQVEGPSVEGRNVVVLEDTSTTGGSALTAVEGVRKAGGNVVAVAVIVDRNTGAKEKIEAETGVPYLFAFGKDELGLD from the coding sequence ATGACTTCCACCGTTGACACGTCCGTTGCCCGTGCCCGCCTTCTTGAACTCATCAAGGAACTGGCGGTCGTCCGCGGCAAGGTGATCCTTTCCAGCGGCGCCGAAGCCAACTACTACATCGACCTGCGCCGCATCACGCTGCACCACGAGGCATCCAAGCTGGTGGGCCAGGTCATGCTGTCCATGATCGACGACGCCGGCATCGCCGTTGAGTGCGCCGGCGGCCTCACCATGGGAGCCGACCCCGTCGGTACCGCTGTGATGCACGCAGCTGCCGACGCCGGCCGTGCCGTGGACGCGTTCGTGGTCCGCAAGGCCCAGAAGTCCTACGGCATGGGCCGCCAGGTGGAAGGCCCCTCGGTTGAGGGCCGCAACGTGGTGGTCCTCGAGGACACCTCCACCACCGGCGGCTCCGCCCTCACCGCCGTCGAAGGCGTCCGCAAGGCAGGCGGCAACGTGGTGGCCGTGGCCGTCATCGTGGACCGCAACACCGGCGCCAAGGAAAAGATCGAAGCCGAAACCGGCGTGCCGTACCTGTTCGCCTTCGGCAAGGACGAGCTCGGCCTGGACTAA
- a CDS encoding amino acid ABC transporter ATP-binding protein — translation MSTVPARADVLVRAENVHKSFGLNEVLKGINLEVSSGEVVCLLGASGSGKSTFLRCINHLESVSQGRIWIGDDVVGYRQDGNNLYELSDKHASRQRRSIGMVFQRFNLFPHMTVLENIIEGPVQVNKEKPADARKYASELLARVGLAGREDSYPRQLSGGQQQRVAIARALAMKPELMLFDEPTSALDPELVGEVLDVMKDLARSGLTMIVVTHEIGFAKEVADRVAFMHNGQIVEIGTPADVLDNPRHERTAAFLSRVF, via the coding sequence ATGAGCACCGTCCCTGCACGCGCCGATGTACTTGTCCGCGCGGAAAACGTCCACAAGAGCTTCGGCCTGAACGAGGTCCTCAAGGGCATCAACCTCGAGGTCTCCTCAGGTGAAGTGGTCTGCCTGCTGGGCGCCTCCGGTTCCGGAAAGAGCACGTTCCTGCGCTGCATCAACCACCTCGAGAGCGTCTCCCAGGGCAGGATCTGGATCGGCGACGACGTGGTGGGCTACCGCCAGGACGGCAACAACCTCTACGAGCTCTCGGATAAGCACGCCTCCCGCCAGCGCCGCAGCATCGGCATGGTCTTCCAGCGCTTCAACCTCTTCCCGCACATGACCGTCCTCGAGAACATCATCGAAGGCCCCGTGCAGGTCAACAAGGAGAAGCCGGCAGACGCCAGGAAGTACGCCTCCGAGCTCCTGGCCCGGGTGGGCCTGGCCGGCCGCGAGGACTCGTACCCGCGCCAGCTCTCCGGCGGGCAGCAGCAGCGCGTGGCAATTGCCCGGGCCCTGGCCATGAAGCCGGAGCTGATGCTGTTCGACGAGCCGACGTCGGCCCTTGACCCCGAGCTGGTGGGCGAGGTCCTGGACGTCATGAAGGACCTGGCCCGTTCTGGCCTGACCATGATCGTGGTGACCCACGAGATCGGCTTCGCCAAGGAGGTCGCGGACCGCGTGGCCTTCATGCACAACGGCCAGATCGTGGAAATCGGCACGCCCGCCGATGTCCTGGACAACCCCCGCCACGAACGCACGGCAGCCTTCCTCTCCCGCGTTTTCTGA
- a CDS encoding 3-oxoacid CoA-transferase subunit B gives MSTQTSIQTSATSLGRDELAQLVARDIAPGSFVNLGIGQPTLVSNYLTPEQNITLHTENGMLGMGPVAEGDQIDGDLINAGKIPVTELPGASYFHHADSFAIMRGGHLDVCVLGAFQVSATGDLANWHTGEPDAIPAVGGAMDLATGAKDVYVMMTLLTREGVSKLVEHCSYPLTGVGCVTRVYTDKAVFLTGPDGVTVRETFGCTFEDLQALVPLPLKAAGAVVGV, from the coding sequence ATGAGCACCCAGACAAGCATCCAGACATCTGCCACCTCCCTGGGCCGCGACGAGCTCGCCCAGCTCGTGGCCCGCGACATCGCCCCGGGTTCGTTCGTGAACCTGGGCATCGGCCAGCCCACCCTGGTGTCCAACTACCTCACGCCGGAGCAGAACATCACGCTCCACACCGAGAACGGCATGCTGGGCATGGGCCCGGTGGCCGAAGGGGACCAGATCGACGGCGACCTCATCAACGCCGGCAAGATCCCCGTCACCGAACTCCCCGGAGCGTCCTACTTCCACCACGCCGATTCCTTCGCGATCATGCGCGGCGGGCACCTGGACGTGTGCGTCCTGGGCGCCTTCCAGGTCTCCGCCACCGGCGACCTCGCCAACTGGCACACGGGCGAGCCGGACGCCATCCCGGCCGTGGGCGGCGCCATGGACCTGGCCACGGGCGCCAAGGACGTCTACGTGATGATGACCCTCCTGACCCGCGAGGGCGTGTCCAAGCTCGTGGAGCACTGCAGCTACCCGCTCACCGGCGTGGGCTGCGTGACCCGCGTGTACACGGACAAGGCGGTCTTCCTCACCGGGCCCGACGGCGTGACCGTGCGTGAAACGTTCGGCTGCACCTTCGAGGACCTCCAGGCCCTGGTGCCCCTCCCGCTCAAGGCCGCGGGCGCCGTCGTCGGCGTCTGA